The DNA window GTATCAGTTCATATTTTATCAATTAAATGTTCAGTTTAATAAAAGTTCGTTGCTGCCACATTGCAATTCCgtatccccctcctcttccttttgAGTCATTTTAGGGTAAATTTAGCCAGAAATATAATATTATGGAAAAGCACAGATGCTATGCAGAAGTGTGTACTTTTCCACATGCTGATACGCCTTGTGTATAACGGCTGGGTGTGAGCCTTGATCACAAGTTGAATGCCATATCCTACCATAATAACTGCCTTATATAGTCTATTATCGTTGAAAAAGTACATCTTCATATGAGTAATATTCAGATTCCAGGTAACAATTTAGAAATGTATCGTTTTTAAGTTTTTAAATGGCTACGTGACGGTAACGCTTACGCATTTTAGCCACAAGGAACCAGTCTCCTAGCCGAGGAGTCTAAACCCACAAAGCTGCGGGTTAACAGGAGGTTGATGCTGGGGAGCAAGAAAGCCTCATAACAAAGCAGCAGCTGAATATACACTGTTACAAATCAGTCACAACCAAATATCAATGACGTGGACAGTTACATTGCTCTCAACCTTTAACATATCGCTATGTAATGAAATGAAAAACACAAGTTATTTAGGACAGAAAGTGTCAAAATCTACTCACAATCAGACAACATGGGTTCTATCCACCAGAGAACGGACGGACAGGAGCGAGAATTTAGCAGAGAGGAATATTTGATTCGTGCTCTGCCGAGGATCATTTCAAATGAAAATACTGCCGATTTTCATATCTATTTCTGACCCGAGGGCATTCATTATTGAATACGTCACGTGAGTTATCATATTAAAATGTAGTACATTGGGGGTGACCTCTATTCGGGTATTAAATTAGCTCAAATGTCTAATTTCACTATCTTGACATCGTGAGAGACTGCGTAAAACCTGTGCCAATCAAACAAAATGGCAATTTCTCAACTCCACGCCTACGCCAAGTGCTGGCACAGAAAAGGCCTAGACTAAGTTGGCAAGATAATTCTGTGTAATTTAAAATGTTTCCATAATGCATTACTTTGAATTGCACTTGTATCCACTTAAAGCTCAGATGGAGTTTACGAAGATGTAGCCATATTACGCATTCCTTTCCTGCTGTGCCCAATGCCATTTGATAAGAAAATACGCTGATTGTTATGCATATGCTATAACATTCCACTCAGGCCTacttatataataaatatatatatatatatatatataacatagcCATCGCTTCCGTATTATGAATGCTTGTAAAGTCAGATACATAGACAAAAAAATGCTGCTTATATGGAGAACAATAATAAAGGCCTTGAATAACTGGTTTTTCATTTCGTTAACATATCTACTCGAAACTCAATGTTAGAGTCCATAATTATAAGAATGGCTTTCATTTACTAGAATAAAGTAGATCCTTTGGAGAGGTCAACTAGGTCCCTTTTATAGCGACAGTAAACGGAAAAGTAGTTTTTTCTAATAACGCTAAGCGTGGTCTATCTCAATCTTCCTTTTGCACTCATGATCTGACAGACGCGTTTGTGGGACGAATAGCAGCAGAGACGACTCTGAGTGAATGAGCAGCACGGTTGCACACCTTCACGCAATTTTTGTTTCCGCATTGTCTCGTgggcaaatgtatatatattaaaAGCTATGGAGGACTGGACATTGTGTGTCGTAAGGTCAGAGGTCAAGCGGAGTGCTGCTAGTCGATGATTGGTCAGATACTGCTGTGTCCTCTAGGTGAACCCTCTGATTGTTTAGATGTAGCCGGTAGTGACCAACACACGCTGGTATACTAGCGTTTGAGAAGAAAATGCACATTATCCTTATAATAAAAAACAAAACCAGTAGCAGACAGATGTGTGACCAAATACTTCGCTAGAATAGAATAGGTCTCTATGGGGCTACATAGAGTTTGTGGAACATGTATTATTATGGTAGTAAGTAATATCCTATTTCAATTTGCAACACTCATACTTTCGAAATACTTTCGTATAGTAGTAGTTTACAGATTATTAACAAATATGCACACACGATTTAGTTTTGTATTGTGTTAACTGTGTATGCAATGATGTAACAGAGAAACATGGCCCGTAAATAAACTTGTTTGGTTTAATAGCAGTTTTATAGCAATCTGGAAAGACCACTGAGAAAGATGCATCTGGGTGAAAAATTAAATGTTATTGGAGTTTTATGCCCACTTTATGCACAACGATATTTCTGGATAATTGTGCGTCTTTGGCTGCGAAACTACATTTACTGAATGTCTTAAGACTGTGAACTTGCAAGGAGTGGGCTTTTGTATATATTTACTGACGTTTTAGGGATTGCCCATTGGAATATCACTGGTCTGGGTTGTTTTGTCCAGAAAAAAACGAAAGTGGACAAACAAAGCAAAATGTAACACCCAGCACAGCTATCCATAGTTAGGTGAATTGTATTCCTTATAACGTTCATTACGCACGCACATTCGAAGCACTGGCTAGCTCATTCAAAGGCTTCAATCCTGTTTGGGAATAGTGTAACGTCATTAGAAACTGAATGAAAAGTATTGTTATGTCATAAACGTTAAAGAAACAAGCACTATGCGTATTGACTGTGTGAGCCTTGTTAAATCATCCACAACCTTTGTGCGGCCTTTGACATAGGCCTACGCTATAGACAAGTTATGCTATTGTTACCATAGCATTCAATCATTTCATCTAACTCAATGCATATTATTCTGAAATATCTTACAATATTATATGCAAACCAATATCAGCCATACAATTGAAGTACATATTTATTTCACGGGAAACGTTTCTTGCATGTGCCTAaactacaatacattattacaccgTCCATTAATCAAACAACATATACAAATATTCACAGTTTAGATCACACCACAAAATAGGGACACACTATCACAGATAAAACGAGTCTACACTACTACACGAACAAACAAACGAGGTTGTCTTTTTTTAGCCGACAAAATGGATTCAGTATTGTGCCTTCGCTATGATTTGTCTATGTACATTAGGGGTGAAAGTCACCTGGACATTACACGACTTAATAACACATTCAACAGTAAACCAACTCATTCACACATCACGAGCTAAACCCTAACTACGACCCTGTCCCGTTCTAAACCTCGTGATTGGTCTCAGACCGGGCTCTCGAGCTTTCCTAAAACATCGTCATTCTTTCAAGTATATTAAAACTTTCCACGAgaataaacaaaaacattgcATAGAAGAAAAAGAAATACGCGGCCTCACATATCTCTCgtctcattctctttctttttATTCTATGCAATGATACATAAAATCCAAAGTCCTGTGGTGCAATTGAATGTGCGTTAACCTTCTGTCTTAATAAACAAGTACAGACATTTCAGTTGCCATCTTGGGCAGTACGTGGCGGATTTCGAGCTCAATAATGAGGAGAGAGTGAACAAACAGAAAGAGGAGGTTGAGAGGGGAAATGGTTTTGAAAGGACGCGACAGGCCCAAGGGCCAGGGGAATGGGGTAATACCATGGGGGCCATACTCGAGAATCGGGCCACAAAATTCAGTTTCTGtgttctgttctcagtctgttggTTTGGCGCGAGGGTTCCATCACTATAGGCTCGCGGTGCAAGGCGTGGGAACAAGCTGCTGGTGCGTGGCTGTTTTGATtttctgttgttgctgctgctcctGCTGGGCTCCCAAGGACGAGGCTGAGCTTGAGGAGCGGATCTTTGTGTTCGGCAGCTTGTGATCTTTCTTCCACTTCATCCTTCTGTTCTGGAACCAGATCTTCACCTGACGTTCGGTCAGGCACATCGTGTGCGCGATCTCCACGCGCCTGCGCCGGGTCAGGTAACGGTTGAAGTGGAATTCTTTCTCCAGCTCGAGAGCCTGCTGGCGGGTGTAGGCAGTGCGAGACCTCTTGGGCACTCCTCCTCCATTGTAAGTAGCATTGACTGAAGaaaagcaagcacacacacatacaagcaagCAGTTGTTACTGCCACATGAAGCACTACAGTTCAAACACTGACCATCTCCACTGGATACATTACAAGTGTTGTTCTCCATAAAGGCTCGTTGGTAGTCTAATGGGGGAATAAAGCCTACGATGTTTTGTTGGGGGTTTCGCCTCCCTTTCTATTGCATAGAAGGACCTTAATTTGGAGACTCCATGTGTACAAGCGCTCGCATCCAGGGACAAATCAAGCCTTAGAAAATGATTAACAGAATCGGCGGGGTTGTATATTACAGTTTGGCTGGTGTCCAGCCATGGAGGTATAGTTCTAGTTAAAAGACAACATAGACACATGGCCCCGGCAGACAAACACAGGCAATAAAATTTATGAGGGTTCTTAATTACCGACCCCGCTGCTCGATGGTCGTAAATTGCCGTTGTAAGGGGTGCTACTAGTGCTGCCTCAATGGGCGTGCATACGTTCCAGTGGTGGCTTGCTCTGTGGTTCCGGTATTTAAACGTGGCGATAACTCACCAACATGGACCTTCTTCATCCAGGGGTAGACCACCGGCACTTCCTTTCCCTTCTGTGCGCTGGAATAAGACTCAGTGGCGAGGCTGCAGTCTTTGCTCACGTCCGCCACGGCACCGCTGTCTGGGACTGGGTTGAGGCGAGGGCCATGGTTCTGGGCAACGGGGTGAGCCTGCGCGTGATGCCTGTCGGTGAAATCGTCGAGACCGTTGTTGGGGACATTACCGTAGTCGTAGCTCGGTTCTGTGTAGTTTGACCTCGGATAGGACGCCTCGTCGTGATGGGGAAAGCCCGAATCTTTTGGCCGTTCGTAGTACTCAGTAGGGGCGGGGATGTATCCGTTCTGTTGATATTCGTCGCATGGAGGAAAGGAAGGTTCGATATAGTTCGAGTTTATCAAGTATGAACTCATGATCATTAATTTGTGAAGTGCAACAATACTAATTTTTATCGCTCTGTCGTTATTCTGATCTCCACAAAACCCTCCTACTCTCTGTCAAATGTACAAAGTTGTCTGGTCACGTGTAAACCGCCACCAATCACCGCGTCTCCTGTGGGCATCATGTAAACAGGAACCAATGGAAAGCCTGGCATTGGCACAACGAAAATGGCTCAGATGAGCCTACGTTGGTGTTTTCCTTATTTTATCAAACTAGATGAAGGCAGTTGGTTAACACATAGACTCAACTAGAGTAAGTAAAACCTTTATTTAGCAGTAACCCACAGTAGACCACGGCCTTGAGGAGATGATGATGGTGAAGGGTATCTCTTACTGTTGCCCAGGAAAAGGATGGGCTCTTTGGAAACAAGCAAACTGTACGTGTCTTATTTTCTGTCAAAGATGACATTGGAGCGCCTTTCCAATCCACTCCTTTCCAAAATGCTTTCCTTTCAAGTCAATTCTCAGTTGGTAATTCCGTgcgtaaaatgtaaatgtgtattgtAACATTTTACTGATGGTGATGAACTAAATGAAATGGAAACTTGTTTACATAGATACTGATATTGATCGTGAACtgaagactagagagagacagattatgTGCACGCACAATCGAGGAAGAGTCAAATATTTCACTTGATTTGtgccacacaaaaaaacaaaaacaaagcgaAGCAAAGATAAAACATTGCCTGGGCGCAGTCACGCGGCTCTGAGGTTCACATTCAGTCACTTAATTAAACCTATGATAACTGCATTTTAATTATAACATCAAATAGTTTATATTTGGCTCATCATATACAAGATGGCATCTTAAAAGCAGGCCAAAAGAAGGCCAAAGAACAGGTTGCGAATTTGCAATGATGttagtagatgagaaatgaacacTTGTGTTAAAATTAAAAGCAACTCAATACAAAAGTAAGTGATCAACATGCATCGGCCTACTTACAAAGCGCTTGTCAGTAAGCACAAAGATAGGCCTATACGACTCCTTTTCAGAAGTAACTGCCTGCGATTGACTATAACTAACCTAGTTGACTTTACTAGGTTAGTTGTTGTCTTTACTCAAAGATCCAACACAAACACccatcatttatgcagcatttTAAACTATTGAGGTGGATGTCAGATAATAATTAGGCCTACAACATAAGACACAACTAATGgcatagtaataataataataatcataaataTAGTATACTATTAATAAGTACAATACCAAACAACTGAAATAAACAACTAGACCTAAAATACCAAGATTCAAGCCAACACCTGAAAATATATTCAACCTCACGACCATGTATCCTACAATTAACCAAACACACTTCTCGATTAATTTCACTATGACAAAAGTGCAATTATatacagtttataatagcagcaTCCCTGACCGTATCTCTTCTGTGCCATCAGTGTCTTGTCATCTGCCATCTCCACGACCTGCTTGCCCTCCATCTCACTATTCCGAATCCGAGGTGAAAATCTCGAGGAAGCCTCCTCAACTGCACGAGCAACTCTAAGGAACGTGTCCGCGACTGTCCAAGTGAAGAAGGCCCGGTGCGCCGTGGTAAGGGGAGGCCAAACTTCGAAAATATTGAAAGCTTTATTTTTTCGCTCCCGCTTTCTATTCGCTCCCCTAAACAGCGATAACTTCTCTATGACCCCAAAGTGACACCGTTTCTATTTTGTTTCTGATTAATCTTGCCCATTGACAGTCTTTGTTAAACAACAAGGCGTGCCCTTCTCCAAAGAGGTGACATTTTCATATTTGTTAGACGCAGTGACCTGAAGTTCACCCCGGACTTGGACTTCGGTTTTCGGGTCTACTCGACTCTGGGGAGATAACGGTGCACTTAGTACGGGTCAGCACCCAACAGCGCcccaaaaataatatatatattttttttaaacagtgcaAAACCCAAGTAAGTCCACCTTAAAAAGACTTACGTCGATTGTGGCACTCCTGTAGCGATGTTAGCCAACTGAAGGGACGTTTCATTGTATCCATGTCAAGGTTTGATTTAGAAGGATATACATATTTATTCAATTTGTATCATACTGTTAGGCTTATGTTATTGTTGCTCACCTAGGCTCCTGTTTTTCCTGTTCAAACAAGGTCCTGCTCCGAGCTTTGTATGTGTAAGACGGAAACCATCTCTATGGGATTTGTATTTTTGTCAGATATAGGCCTATGGCATTCTACGCATCTAAATAGCCAAAGTTGACAGGTGTTATATTACGATTGAATGTATTCTGCACCTGTAAGTCATCGTGAATGACAAGGGGGGATATTTTATTCTGAAGATCTGACCTCCAGAACGCATGTAGCCAAGACCACCTGAGAGCCTATCTATCAGCATAATATCCACGGCAAGAATACTTGACTTGATATCTAAATCACATTCACCCACCCACCACTTATGCTGCTGCCATAtggtgtattattattattattatttatcctgctaccagtcactttctcctgatccctgcctacatgtaagctgcatatctacctcaactacttcagtatccctgcacattgtaaatgtgGTACTAACACTGACCCTGAATATAGCTGAcattctcaacaacaacaacaattctGTCTCATATTTATTATTTCtcttcttttacattttttttatagtacTTTGATATTAAatattgcattgttgggaagggctagcaatttaaccatttcactgtacttgtgcatgtgacaaataaatatgAAACTTGAAATGTACAGtcagtgtgttatatatatatacatatgggCAGGGTTGGCTGTTATTCACTCTCTAGCCATACAGTAGCCTACCCTTGAATGAGACACCGGCTAAGTCGGTAATGCTTTACAGCTATTTACAGTTGATTGCGTTTAATACACTGCTTTTTGCATTTAACaagcacttactatagtcatgttttatttaacatcttgagatgggaaaacgtgTTTTTTTATGACCTAATGTTAAACTTAGGTGAAATCACATGTTTTCTTTTGCCACTTCTCAAACGTGATGATCTAATAAACTGTTCAGCGACTTAAATATGCTATACAACCACGTTCAGTGTTTTACGATTTTACATGGAAATTGTGAAATATGATAAATTGACTTTCACAATATCAAAAATAGAAGCATTAATATATATGGGACTGGTACCAATCTTATTTTTGCAATGTGGCTTAGGCTATGGCAACGTTTCTGTAACAATTATTCTAAATTAAACTCGTCCAAGGCATCTAAGTTAATTAGCAAAGAGAGCAAAAAGTCTAGTTATAAATATGAAAAATATGGCCAACTATTCCATTCATTTGCTAAGGTAATGTGTGAGAAACAAGTGTATTGCCACTCCTTCGGTCCTTCCCACATATAacgaatataatatatatatcaaACTGACCCAGTGCTGTAAATGTAGACAGTAAGAAAAGTGTTCTGATGATAGTGACTGATCACACATGGCAGCTACAAGGCCCCTTGTCTGTTAGGAGGACCAGGCTGCAGAGGAAAATATTCACTAGGTGGTAAAGGTAAGGGTGAAAATTATTGTTGCAAATATAAGGATTTTAATCATGCCACATGTTGTGAGTTGTGTATAATATAAGGATATATCGATATGTTTGCTCAAACAGGAAGGCCACCAACAGAGCTCCTTGCACGTTCAGCACACCTTTAGAGGAAGATGGGTGGGTGAAATAGTATATTACTTTGAACATGTTGTTTAAGTTGTCGTATTAAAAATAGGACAGAAATCAAAGCAAAAGCAACTGCATCAAGCG is part of the Salmo trutta chromosome 34, fSalTru1.1, whole genome shotgun sequence genome and encodes:
- the LOC115173944 gene encoding homeobox protein Hox-A4, whose amino-acid sequence is MIMSSYLINSNYIEPSFPPCDEYQQNGYIPAPTEYYERPKDSGFPHHDEASYPRSNYTEPSYDYGNVPNNGLDDFTDRHHAQAHPVAQNHGPRLNPVPDSGAVADVSKDCSLATESYSSAQKGKEVPVVYPWMKKVHVVNATYNGGGVPKRSRTAYTRQQALELEKEFHFNRYLTRRRRVEIAHTMCLTERQVKIWFQNRRMKWKKDHKLPNTKIRSSSSASSLGAQQEQQQQQKIKTATHQQLVPTPCTASL